The proteins below come from a single Pseudomonadota bacterium genomic window:
- a CDS encoding YedE-related selenium metabolism membrane protein encodes MHKGWFVLMGAAIGVGALTLSYYGNPANTGLCVSCFMENTAGALGLHDNIRMQYLRPELIGFVLGAFMLSLYRKEFVPSGGSSPLIRFLIGFFLIIGCTIFIGCPVKMVLRLTSGDLGALIGLVGLIAGIYIGLEFVENGFQLGEPSPQPRSNSLIIPLFMAFLLVLLIIEPSFVYKSAKGSGALRAPMLLSLGIGLVIGGLAQYTQFCITGGIARIFLWGPREVLNCPRSTGLLISLGSFFVFATVASILTGQFNPGLQGQPSSNDSYGWAFLGMMMVGFGSILIRGCPMRQLIASAQGDNDAGAAVMGMFAGAAMAQNWGLAGTPAGTPVAGQVAVLTGLLLMIVIGMMNRRRGYGIAREYQVGLD; translated from the coding sequence ATGCATAAAGGATGGTTTGTGCTGATGGGGGCGGCGATCGGGGTTGGCGCCTTGACCCTTTCATATTACGGCAATCCGGCAAACACCGGTCTTTGTGTCTCCTGTTTCATGGAAAATACCGCAGGGGCTCTCGGGCTTCATGACAATATCCGAATGCAGTATCTGCGCCCAGAACTGATCGGTTTTGTCCTCGGCGCCTTTATGCTCTCCCTGTATCGCAAGGAATTCGTGCCCTCAGGCGGCAGCTCCCCGCTCATCCGCTTTCTGATCGGTTTTTTTCTGATCATCGGCTGCACCATCTTTATCGGCTGCCCGGTCAAGATGGTATTGCGGCTTACTTCCGGTGACCTGGGAGCGCTGATCGGTCTGGTCGGCCTGATCGCAGGAATTTATATCGGCCTTGAGTTTGTCGAGAACGGTTTTCAGCTGGGCGAGCCGTCGCCTCAACCCCGCAGCAACAGTCTGATTATTCCGCTCTTTATGGCCTTTCTGCTGGTGCTGCTGATCATCGAACCGTCGTTTGTCTACAAAAGCGCCAAGGGTTCCGGAGCCTTGCGGGCGCCGATGCTGCTCTCCCTCGGGATCGGTCTCGTGATCGGGGGGCTTGCCCAGTACACCCAATTCTGTATCACCGGCGGCATCGCCAGGATTTTCCTCTGGGGCCCAAGAGAGGTGTTGAATTGTCCGCGGTCCACAGGATTGCTGATCAGTCTTGGCTCTTTCTTTGTTTTTGCGACCGTAGCGAGTATATTGACCGGCCAGTTCAATCCTGGTCTGCAGGGCCAGCCGAGTTCGAATGACAGTTATGGCTGGGCCTTTCTGGGGATGATGATGGTCGGCTTCGGCTCGATCCTGATCAGAGGGTGTCCGATGCGGCAGCTTATTGCTTCAGCCCAGGGGGATAACGATGCCGGCGCCGCGGTCATGGGCATGTTTGCCGGAGCGGCGATGGCCCAGAACTGGGGGCTGGCCGGAACTCCTGCCGGAACGCCGGTGGCAGGGCAGGTTGCGGTTCTCACCGGGCTTCTCCTGATGATCGTCATCGGCATGATGAACCGGAGAAGGGGGTATGGGATTGCCCGTGAATACCAGGTCGGGCTCGACTGA
- a CDS encoding right-handed parallel beta-helix repeat-containing protein, giving the protein MILIFKRFAIPFLFQALFFAVPVQGEVLSVDTSWQGVVELREDVVVPPGITLRVAPGTIIRVHPSEGTRIDPEYLSHQTEILVRGSLQAEGTADRRIRFTNTDETKVDRWAGLIVDDGGKVSLKNCILENGEAGLTVMDGEADISDSGITNNRYGIVAYGPKSTLKIGSSRIKNNEYGLSLFDSPGLFLASGVEFKDNSKQDRFSGNASAVAFAGRSYEAGDIPVTAVYRDEALTSYTEWRGRVRVEGQLRLPPDSRLIIMPGTVVEFTKRDTNNDGIGENGIQIQGMIVAKGTPDQPIIFRSGEKVRRMGDWDSINILGGDQAQNILEYCRIEDAYRAVHFHFSNVAVHNSVLKNNYRGAQFQESVVSIIGTQFYGNKSGIQARDSDLIFRDNEIIGNMNGANFFRLNLQASGNVFANNSWDGLRVREGTSLVTGNLSAGNRVGLIIADTVYGEFSANVVSGNLESGFLVRNSDNLILRSNAVIRNGVNGISVRDTRAEISENLIADNTERGVGITSFTGTIARNNIVDNGIYAIGLEGGDRISAEGNWWGNSDLDKEIFDVHDDPALGEVVYEPRLEKPVTFKWPLNEVRVDTSFSGIVHIDRMMTVAKDRVLSVKPGSTLVFTDDEAGILVDGGIFKAVGTPGKRILFTSQTKDGPSDWLGIRLERATGSSIENCDFEYAEWGLHVHFVAIDITGCSFTNNDIGIKFRSGPVNLSRSKFIHNRIGIRSFLGRMNLFENEIVENEIGIFVREGGSGMKIYHNNIHKNERYDMRMGDFNKEDVQAGSNWWGGENPLDRIFDGRQEPGIGKVVFEPVLDHPLDLPGL; this is encoded by the coding sequence ATGATCTTGATATTCAAACGATTCGCCATCCCTTTTCTTTTTCAGGCCTTGTTTTTTGCTGTGCCTGTGCAGGGAGAGGTCCTTTCCGTTGATACCTCCTGGCAGGGGGTGGTCGAGCTGCGGGAAGATGTGGTTGTTCCTCCGGGGATCACCTTGAGGGTCGCTCCGGGAACCATCATCAGGGTTCATCCGTCGGAAGGGACCCGGATTGATCCTGAATATCTTTCTCATCAGACGGAGATCCTGGTCCGGGGCAGCTTGCAAGCGGAAGGGACGGCTGACCGGAGAATCCGATTTACAAACACCGATGAAACAAAGGTCGATCGCTGGGCCGGACTGATCGTTGATGATGGCGGCAAGGTCTCGCTGAAGAACTGTATTCTGGAAAATGGAGAAGCCGGTCTGACTGTCATGGACGGCGAGGCGGACATTTCGGACTCCGGAATTACCAATAACCGTTACGGGATTGTTGCCTATGGCCCGAAATCGACGCTGAAGATTGGTTCTTCAAGGATCAAAAATAATGAGTATGGTCTTTCCCTGTTCGATTCTCCGGGGCTTTTTCTGGCAAGCGGCGTCGAATTCAAGGACAACAGCAAACAGGATCGATTTTCCGGGAATGCCTCTGCAGTTGCCTTTGCCGGGAGGTCTTATGAGGCGGGGGATATCCCGGTAACCGCGGTGTACCGCGATGAGGCGCTGACTTCTTATACCGAGTGGCGGGGGAGAGTCCGGGTGGAAGGCCAGTTGCGCCTGCCGCCGGACAGTCGTCTGATCATCATGCCGGGTACCGTTGTCGAGTTCACTAAAAGAGATACCAATAATGACGGTATTGGTGAAAATGGCATTCAGATTCAGGGGATGATTGTCGCCAAGGGGACTCCCGACCAGCCGATAATTTTTCGCTCCGGAGAAAAGGTGCGAAGGATGGGTGACTGGGATTCAATCAACATCCTGGGCGGTGATCAGGCCCAGAATATCCTTGAATACTGCCGGATCGAAGATGCCTATCGCGCGGTGCATTTTCACTTCTCGAATGTTGCGGTTCACAATTCCGTACTGAAAAACAACTATCGTGGCGCCCAGTTCCAGGAATCAGTGGTCTCGATTATCGGCACCCAGTTCTACGGCAACAAGAGCGGGATTCAGGCCCGGGACTCGGATCTGATTTTCAGGGACAATGAGATCATCGGCAATATGAACGGGGCCAATTTCTTCAGGCTGAATCTTCAGGCTTCGGGCAATGTCTTTGCGAATAATTCATGGGACGGTCTCAGGGTTCGTGAAGGAACCTCGCTGGTCACCGGCAATCTTTCCGCCGGTAACCGGGTGGGGTTGATCATTGCCGATACGGTATACGGTGAATTCTCAGCGAATGTGGTGAGCGGCAATCTGGAGTCGGGATTTCTGGTCAGGAATTCCGACAACCTCATCCTGCGAAGCAATGCGGTTATCAGAAACGGGGTGAACGGGATCAGTGTCAGGGATACCCGGGCGGAGATCAGCGAAAATCTTATCGCCGACAACACTGAACGGGGTGTCGGGATCACCTCTTTCACCGGGACGATTGCCCGCAACAATATTGTCGATAACGGCATCTATGCCATCGGTCTTGAAGGTGGAGACCGGATTTCTGCCGAAGGCAACTGGTGGGGGAACAGCGATCTCGACAAGGAAATTTTCGATGTCCATGATGACCCCGCTCTGGGGGAGGTCGTTTATGAACCCCGACTGGAAAAACCTGTCACTTTCAAATGGCCTCTTAATGAAGTGAGGGTCGACACCTCTTTTTCAGGCATCGTACATATTGACCGGATGATGACTGTCGCCAAAGACAGGGTTCTGTCTGTAAAGCCGGGGAGCACTCTGGTGTTCACCGATGATGAGGCCGGAATACTGGTCGATGGCGGCATATTCAAGGCGGTCGGCACTCCCGGAAAGAGAATCCTTTTTACTTCCCAAACCAAAGATGGTCCTTCCGACTGGCTTGGGATCAGGCTTGAGCGCGCCACAGGGAGCAGCATCGAAAACTGTGATTTCGAATATGCCGAGTGGGGGCTTCATGTCCATTTCGTGGCAATCGACATCACCGGTTGCAGTTTTACCAACAATGATATCGGGATCAAATTCCGGAGCGGCCCGGTGAACTTGAGCCGGTCAAAATTTATCCATAACCGGATCGGCATCAGGTCTTTTCTTGGCAGGATGAATCTCTTTGAAAATGAAATCGTTGAAAACGAGATCGGGATTTTTGTCCGGGAAGGTGGTTCAGGGATGAAGATCTACCATAACAACATCCATAAAAATGAGCGCTACGACATGCGGATGGGTGATTTCAACAAAGAGGATGTTCAGGCCGGAAGCAACTGGTGGGGTGGAGAAAACCCTCTTGACCGGATCTTTGACGGCAGACAGGAACCTGGCATCGGCAAGGTTGTTTTTGAACCTGTTCTTGACCACCCTCTGGACCTTCCGGGACTGTGA
- a CDS encoding carboxypeptidase-like regulatory domain-containing protein, translated as MFPFDRVSVASATTFVLKGRISDLADRPVEGAEVYVFDSGNVKRPADFISNRTARDGLYRVELPDGKYWLIAIDRKGGGKFGPLGKDDRHSGEPVEISSAGMKEYAADFTVLDLREAARRNQKKNDELIKISGRVLDGAGKPVSMAYVLADRNRNVGGLPHFLSLWTDQDGRYTIYVPPGVLFVGVEKKFPPEEGRPLSREVNFDKDTTNVDLEFVDP; from the coding sequence ATGTTTCCTTTCGATCGTGTTTCGGTCGCTTCGGCAACCACCTTTGTCCTGAAAGGAAGGATTTCCGATCTTGCCGATCGCCCGGTGGAAGGCGCCGAGGTGTATGTTTTTGATTCCGGCAATGTAAAAAGGCCCGCTGACTTTATTTCAAACCGGACCGCCCGGGATGGTCTTTACCGGGTTGAACTGCCGGACGGAAAATACTGGCTGATCGCCATCGACAGAAAAGGGGGTGGAAAATTCGGCCCTCTCGGCAAAGACGATCGCCATTCCGGCGAGCCTGTTGAAATATCTTCTGCCGGAATGAAAGAATATGCTGCTGACTTTACGGTCCTTGATCTGCGTGAGGCCGCGAGAAGAAACCAGAAGAAAAACGACGAGCTGATCAAGATCTCCGGACGGGTGCTTGATGGCGCAGGGAAACCTGTCTCCATGGCTTATGTTCTGGCCGACAGAAACAGAAATGTCGGTGGTTTACCGCACTTCCTCTCTTTGTGGACGGATCAGGATGGTCGTTACACCATCTATGTTCCGCCCGGAGTCCTGTTTGTTGGAGTAGAGAAGAAGTTCCCGCCTGAAGAAGGTCGACCGCTTTCCAGAGAAGTGAATTTTGACAAAGATACGACGAATGTGGATCTTGAGTTTGTTGACCCTTAG